The following are from one region of the Prionailurus bengalensis isolate Pbe53 chromosome A2, Fcat_Pben_1.1_paternal_pri, whole genome shotgun sequence genome:
- the ELL gene encoding RNA polymerase II elongation factor ELL, which translates to MAALKEDRSYGLSCGRVSDGSKVSVFHVKLTDSALRAFESYRSSQDSVSLRPSIRFQGSQGHISIPQPDCPTEARTFSFYLSNIGRDSPQGSFDCIQQYVSSHGDVHLDCLGSIQDKITVCATDDSYQKARQSMAQAEEETRSRGAIVIKPGGRYLGKKVQFRKPAPGATDAVPSRKRATPINLASAIKKSSVGGISGGSGVSQRPFRDRVLHLLALRPYRKAELLLRLQKDGLAQADKDALDGLLQQVANVNAKDGTCTLKDCVYKDVQKDWPGYSEGDQQLLKRMLVRKLCQPQSAGGLPGDPAASSPPREHGSSASPPQKRPQPPDFIGPLANKKLRISHFTQRAQPAINGKLSAPHGREALLPTPGPLAGTDAHLPPRLEPPRAHDPLADVSNDLGHSGRDCDHGEVATPAPTTRLGLPLLTDCAQPSRPHGGSSRSKSKKKSKKHKDKERAAEDRHQARLPDHLPSPLGAPPDAPGLNGACNSSSVPTSTSETPDYLLKYATISSSEQRQSYKNDFNAEYSEYRDLHARIEQITRRFTQLDAQLRQLSQGSEEYETTRGQILQEYRKIKKTNTNYSQEKHRCEYLHSKLAHIKRLIAEYDRRQLQAWP; encoded by the exons gaTTCTGTTTCACTGAGACCGTCAATCCGATTTCAGGGAAGTCAAGGG CACATCTCCATCCCCCAGCCTGACTGCCCCACGGAGGCACGGACCTTCTCCTTCTACCTCTCCAACATTGGCCGTGACAGCCCCCAGGGCAGCTTTGACTGCATCCAGCAATATGTGTCCAG CCACGGGGATGTTCACCTGGACTGCCTGGGCAGCATCCAGGACAAAATCACGGTGTGTGCCACCGATGACTCCTACCAGAAAGCACGACAGAGCATGGCACAAGCTGAGGAGGAGACACGGAGCCGTGGTGCCATCGTCATCAAGCCTGGAGGCCGCTACCTGG GCAAGAAGGTTCAGTTTCGGAAACCAGCCCCGGGGGCCACGGATGCCGTGCCCTCCCGGAAGCGGGCGACGCCAATCAACCTGGCGAGTGCCATCAAGAAGAGCAGTGTTGGTGGCATTagtgggggcagtggggtgtCTCAGAGGCCCTTCCGTGACCGAGTGCTGCACCTCCTGGCGCTGAGGCCCTATCGGAAGGCCGAGCTGTTGCTACGGCTGCAGAAGGACGGCCTGGCCCAGGCGGACAAGGATGCGCTGGACGGCCTCCTCCAGCAG GTGGCCAACGTGAATGCCAAGGATGGCACATGCACGCTGAAGGACTGTGTGTATAAGGATGTGCAGAAGGACTGGCCTGGCTACTCGGAAGGGGACCAGCAGCTGCTGAAGCGGATGCTGGTCCG GAAGCTGTGCCAGCCACAGAGTGCAGGTGGCCTCCCCGGAGACCCTGCTGCCTCCAGTCCTCCCAGGGAACATGGAAGCTCCGCCTCGCCCCCTCAG AAACGACCACAGCCTCCTGATTTCATCGGTCCCCTGGCCAACAAGAAACTCAGGATATCACATTTCACCCAGAGAGCTCAGCCTGCCATCAATGGGAAGCTGAGTGCACCCCATGGCCGCGAGGCCCTATTGCCTACCCCAGGCCCGCTGGCTGGCACGGATGCCCACCTGCCCCCGCGGTTGGAGCCCCCGAGGGCCCATGACCCCTTGGCTGACGTCAGCAATGACCTGGGCCACAGCGGCCGGGACTGTGATCACGGAGAAGTGGCCACCCCGGCCCCGACTACGCGCCTCGGTTTGCCCCTGCTGACGGACTGTGCCCAGCCCAGCAGGCCCCATGGCGGCTCATCGCGCAGCAAATCCAAGAAGAAGTCCAAGAAGCACAAAGACAAGGAGAGGGCAGCTGAGGATAGGCACCAGGCCCGGTTGCCAGACCACTTACCCAGCCCCCTTGGAGCCCCACCAGATGCCCCGG GTTTAAATGGGGCCTGCAACAGCTCGAGCGTCCCCACGTCGACCTCAGAGACCCCCGACTACTTGCT gaaATATGCCACCATTTCCTCCTCGGAGCAGCGCCAGAGCTACAAGAACGACTTTAACGCGGAGTACAGCGAGTACCGCGACCTGCACGCGCGCATTGAGCAGATCACACGGCGCTTCACGCAGCTGGACGCCCAGCTCCGGCAGTTGTCCCAGGGCTCCGAGGAATACGAG actACTCGCGGGCAGATTTTGCAGGAATATCGAAAAATCAAAAAG ACCAACACCAACTACAGCCAGGAGAAGCACCGCTGCGAGTACCTGCACAGCAAGCTGGCCCACATCAAGAGGCTCATCGCCGAGTACGACCGGCGACAGCTGCAGGCCTGGCCCTAG